CCTTCCACTTCCTTCGGGTTCACGAAGTGCGTCATCCCGAACTTCTCCGCGATCTCCTTGCGAGCGGGGTTCAGGTCCACGCCGACGATCATGTCCGCGCCCACCATGCGCGCGGCCTGCACGACGTTCAGGCCGATGCCGCCCAGGCCGAAGACGACGACCTTCGCGCCGGCCTCCACCTTCGCGGTGTAGACGACGGCGCCCACTCCGGTGGTGACGCCGCAGCCGATGTAGCAGACCTTGTCGAAGGGGGCGTCCTCGCGGATCTTCGCCACCGCGATCTCCGGCAGGACCGTGAAGTTCGCGAACGTGGAGCAGCCCATGTAGTGGTGGATGGCCTGCTTGCCCAGGCGGAAGCGGCTGGTGCCATCCGGCATCAGGCCCTTGCCCTGCGTGGCGCGGATGGCCGTGCACAGGTTCGTCTTCTGGGACAGGCACGACTTACAGCCGCGGCACTCCGGCGTGTAGAGCGGGATGACGTGGTCGCCCTTCTTCACGCTGGTGACGCCCGGGCCCACGTCCACGACGACGCCCGCGCCCTCGTGGCCGAAGATGGCGGGGAACAGACCTTCCGGGTCCGCGCCAGAGCGGGTGAACTCGTCGGTGTGGCACAGGCCGGTGGCCTTCAGCTCGATCAGCACCTCGCCCGCCTTGGGGCCCTCCAGGTGCACGGTTTCGATGCTCAGGGGCTTGCCGGCCTCGAAGGCGACGGCGGCGCGGACGTCCATGGTGGGGCTCCTGTGAGTGGGGAACGAAGACTCCCCACCATAGAGGCCACGCACCGCGTCGTCCGTGAAAAGAAGCGGCCCGACCCATCAGGGCCCGCTTCTAGACGGAGATCAGGCCCTTGCGGATGCCTTCGGTGACGGCCTCCACCCGGTTCGTCACTTCGAGTTTCCGGTAGATGTGCTCCAGGTGCGTGCGGATGGTCGCCTTGGAGAGCGACAGCAGCCGGGCCGCCTCGCTGTTGGACACGCCCTTGGCGATGAGCTGGAGGATCTCCCGCTCGCGGTCCGACAGCGGCTTGAGCAACGGCTCCTGCGCGGATGCCGGAGCCGCGGGCTCCGAGGCGGACGGCGCCACGGCCAGGGGCTCCGTGGGCACGGGCGCGGTGTCCGGCTCCACGCGGAAGTGGCGCAGCAGGCGCCGCGCGAGGTTCGGCTGGATGACCGTGCCGCCCGCGCGCACCTCTTTGATGGCCTCCACGATCTTGTCCACCGTGGCGCCCTTGAGCAGGTAGCCGGACGCGCCTGCCTTCACGGCTTCGAGGACTTTGTCCTCCTCGTCGAAGATGGTGAAGATCAAGATCTCCACCTTCGGGAAGCGCGCCTTCACCTCGCGCGTCACGTCGATGCCGCTCATGCGCGGGAGCCCCAGGTCCAGCAGCAGCACGTCCGGCTGCTCGCGCTCCACCTCCACCAGCGCGGCCTCACCGGACAGCGCGGTGCCCACGATGTCGATGTCCGGGTGGCCCTCGAAGAGGCGCAGCTGGTTCTTCAGAATCTTGGTCTGGTCCTCCACGACGAACACGCGGATGGGGAGGGCGGGGGCATTCGGTGTCGGGTCCACGGGGCGGGCTCCGGTGCGTGTCAGGCGGAAAGGCAGGGAAGGGAGAAGGCCACCTGGGCCCCGGCGCCGGGCGCCGAGTCCACCACGATGGAACCCCCGAGCTTCATCGCCCGCTCACGCATGTTGAGCAGGCCGTAGTGTCCGCGCGGCGTGCGGCCCGGGTCGAAGCCCTTGCCGTTGTCGCGGACCACCAGGTGCACGCCCTCCGCGCTGAAGTCCAGGCGCACCTGGACCTCCTTCGCCTCGGCGTGCTTCGCGGCGTTGGACAGACACTCCTGGAGGATGCGGAACAGCGCCAGCTGCGCGTCCGGGGGCAGCTTGCGCGTCAGGCCTGTTCGCTCGAAGCGGATGTCCTGCCCGGTGCGGTCGCGGAAGGTCTTGATGTAGTCCTCCAGGCCCTGCGCCAGCTCGAAGTCGTCGCGCATCATCCGCAGGTTGCGGCGCAGCTCTTCAATCGACTCCTCCGCGGTGGCCTTCATCTCGCGGATCTCCGTGCGCAGCCCGTCCTCGCGCGCGAGGTTCAGGATGTACTCCGCCTGGATGATCATCGAGGACAGGGACGCGCCCAGGCCGTCATGGATTTCGCGCGCCAGTCGGTTGCGCTCCTCCACCACCGCCAGCTCCTTCAAGTCGCCCTGCAGGGACACCACCTCGCGGTGCGCGGTGGCCTCGCGCTCGTTCAGGTACACGAGCACGTAGACGATGATGAAGTTGAGCCCCAGGTACCAGAGCAGCGTGAGCAGCTCCACCGCCGTCACGGAGCGGTTGAGCAGCAGGTCCAGGCGCGTGGTGATGGGCAGCGCCAGCAGCGGCGGCAGGATGGCCAGCGGCTTGGGGAAGAGGATGGCGAAGAGCGTGGTGAAGAGCAGCTGCGTCGCCAGCAGCGGGCTTTGAAGACCGCCGCCCACTTGCGGCCGGGCGATGAGCACCACGGTGATCAGCAGGTCGCAGCACAGCGACAGGTACGTCACCCACCGGCCCGCCTTCGGGTGGTCGATGACGAGCAGGTTCGCGACGCTGTAGAGGAGCATCGCGAAGTAGCCCAGGAACGAAATGGGCCCGTTGAAGCCGAAGTAGCCGCTCCACGCTGGCACCGCGAGGATGAGCAGGCCCAACGTGAGGAACATCATCCGCGCGTAGAACAGCGCGCGGGCCCGGGCGACGAAGCGGTCCTGCTCCCAGGAGGCAGCCGCCTGCTCCGCGGACACGTTGTCCGTGAGGTTGCGGCGCTCCAGCACGGCGCGGACGCGGGCCTTCAGGTCATGGGCCGGATGGTCGTCGCCGGGTCGGAGGTCGCTGTCCATTCGAGCGGCAGCTTACGGGACCTTCCCGGGGAGCGGAATTCCCGGCAAGCCGCCAGGTCAGCGTCCTGGCGGGTGCGGAAGGGGAAACGCGCTACTTGGGGGCGCCTTCGTCCACGCACGCCTTCTTGGCCTCCGGCTGGCGGGAGAGGACGAAGTCCAGGCGGTCCTTCGTCTCTCCGGTGCGCTCGTCGAACAGGGGCGTGCCGCCCGCGTACATGGTGCCCTTCTGGCTGCCGTACTTGTCCAGGTTGTGGGTCTTGAGCCAGCCGTCCACGCAGGCCTCCAGGGCCAGGCGGTCGCTGGCGCCCGAGTCATAGGTCACGGCGCTCGCGTCCTTCGTGCCAGCCTCGGCGGTGGCCTCCGGGGGAGCGGCCTCGCGGCCCGACTGGAGCTCCTCCTTGACGGTGCCGGTCTGCGTGGCCGCGTCCGGGCTCTCCCCGGTGTTCTTGTGGCAGCCGACAGCCAGGGACAGCAGGGTGGAAAACACGAGCGCGCCGGTCAGGTTTTTCATATGTCCTGGCTGGTGAGGGCCGCTTGTGACGGCGGCGGGTAGTGAAGGCTTCGGGAGCGTCCTGAAGTCAGGACGTGGAGTCGCCGCACCATATTCGTTCGTTCCTCACGGAGCACCAGTCCCATGCACGGTTCGCCGGATACCGACCATCACGCACGCATTCCCCACGCCACCCGCATCGAGCGCGCGCGGGTGCTGGTGGTGGGAGCAGGCGGCCTGGGCTGTCCGGCGTCGCTCGCGCTGGCGCAGGGTGGTGTGGGCCACCTGACGTTGGTGGATCCGGACCGGGTGGACGTGACGAACCTGCCCCGGCAGCTCTGGCACCGCACCCAGGACGTGGGCCGTTTCAAGGCGGAGTCCGCCGCCGCCGGCCTCCTGCGCGCCTTCCCCGGCTTGAGCGTGGAGGCCCTGCCGGAGCGGCTGGACGCGGGCAACGCCGAAGCGCTCTTCCGCGAGCACGACCTGGTGGTGGACGCCACCGACGGCGTCGCCACCAAGTTCTTCCTGTCGGACGTGGCGGTGCTCACCGGCGTGCCGCTCGTATACGGCGGCGTGCTGCGCATGAACGGCCAGGCCCTGCGAATCGACCCCGGCGGCCCCTGCCTGCGCTGCCTCTATGAGGACGTGCCGCCCCCGGACGCGGTGCCCACCTGCGCGCAGGCGGGTGTGCTGGGCGCGATGGCGGGGCTCATCGGCGCGGTGCAGGCGCTGCTCGCGCTGGAGCTGCTGGCGGGCGCGGCCACGGGCCCCCGCGGCCAGGCCACGCTGCACGTGCTCGACGGCGAGACGCTGGAGGGGCGCACCGTGAAGGTGACGCGCGCGCCCGACTGCCCGGGGTGCGCCATCCAGACGCTGCCCCCGTTCCCTTCGTCCCAGGAGGACACCGCATGCCCGACGTGACGGCGACGTTGGACATCACCCGCGAGGTGTGTCCGATGACCTACGTGCGCACCAAGCTGAAGCTGGAGTCGCTGCCCGCGGACACGCTGCTGGAGGTGCTGCTCAAGGGCGACGAGCCCTTGAAGAACGTGCCTCGCAGCGCGAAGGACGAGGGCCACGACGTGGTGTCCCTGGATCCACGCGGGGACGGCACGCACCGGTTGATCATCCGCAAGCGGGGGAAATGAGCCAATGGCCACGATTCGCATTCCGACACCCATGAGGACGCTGACGGGCAACCAGTCCGAGGTCCAGGCCACCGGCTCCACCGTGGGCGACGTGCTGCGCGACCTGGAAGCGCGCTATCCCGGCATGGGCGCGCGCCTCTTCGACGACAAGGGCGCCGTGCGCCGGTACGTGAACGTCTTCCTCAATGACGAGGACGTGCGCGCGCTCAAGGCCCTGGACACGCCCGTGAAGGACGCGGACCGGATCACCCTCATCCCCGCGATGGCGGGGGGCTGAAGGGGCCGTCATGGCGCTGCGCGAGGATCAGATTCTCCGCTACTCCCGGCAGATCCTCCTGAGGGACGTAGGTGGGCGCGGGCAGGAGGCCCTGCTGGCCGGCGGCGCGCGCGTGGACGGGCTGGGCGCTTCCGGCCTCACGGCCACGGCGTACCTGGCGGGCGGCGGTACTCCCGTGACGGGCGTGGGATCGCTGACCATGGGGCCCTGGTCGCCGGGGTTCCTCGCGTCCGCGCATGACGTGGGCCAGCCCGTGGCGGAGGTGCTGGCGCGCGTGGTGCCGGAGGTGAATCCGG
The sequence above is a segment of the Corallococcus exiguus genome. Coding sequences within it:
- a CDS encoding sulfurtransferase TusA family protein, which codes for MPDVTATLDITREVCPMTYVRTKLKLESLPADTLLEVLLKGDEPLKNVPRSAKDEGHDVVSLDPRGDGTHRLIIRKRGK
- a CDS encoding ubiquitin-like small modifier protein 1, whose amino-acid sequence is MATIRIPTPMRTLTGNQSEVQATGSTVGDVLRDLEARYPGMGARLFDDKGAVRRYVNVFLNDEDVRALKALDTPVKDADRITLIPAMAGG
- a CDS encoding S-(hydroxymethyl)glutathione dehydrogenase/class III alcohol dehydrogenase, which encodes MDVRAAVAFEAGKPLSIETVHLEGPKAGEVLIELKATGLCHTDEFTRSGADPEGLFPAIFGHEGAGVVVDVGPGVTSVKKGDHVIPLYTPECRGCKSCLSQKTNLCTAIRATQGKGLMPDGTSRFRLGKQAIHHYMGCSTFANFTVLPEIAVAKIREDAPFDKVCYIGCGVTTGVGAVVYTAKVEAGAKVVVFGLGGIGLNVVQAARMVGADMIVGVDLNPARKEIAEKFGMTHFVNPKEVEGDLVPYLVNLTGGGADYSFECIGNVKTMRQALECCHRGWGESIIIGVAGAGQEISTRPFQLVTGRVWKGSAFGGARGRTDVPKIVDWYMDGKIQVDPLITHTLKLEEINHGFDLMHEGKSIRSVVKYG
- a CDS encoding HesA/MoeB/ThiF family protein: MHGSPDTDHHARIPHATRIERARVLVVGAGGLGCPASLALAQGGVGHLTLVDPDRVDVTNLPRQLWHRTQDVGRFKAESAAAGLLRAFPGLSVEALPERLDAGNAEALFREHDLVVDATDGVATKFFLSDVAVLTGVPLVYGGVLRMNGQALRIDPGGPCLRCLYEDVPPPDAVPTCAQAGVLGAMAGLIGAVQALLALELLAGAATGPRGQATLHVLDGETLEGRTVKVTRAPDCPGCAIQTLPPFPSSQEDTACPT
- a CDS encoding response regulator; amino-acid sequence: MDPTPNAPALPIRVFVVEDQTKILKNQLRLFEGHPDIDIVGTALSGEAALVEVEREQPDVLLLDLGLPRMSGIDVTREVKARFPKVEILIFTIFDEEDKVLEAVKAGASGYLLKGATVDKIVEAIKEVRAGGTVIQPNLARRLLRHFRVEPDTAPVPTEPLAVAPSASEPAAPASAQEPLLKPLSDREREILQLIAKGVSNSEAARLLSLSKATIRTHLEHIYRKLEVTNRVEAVTEGIRKGLISV
- a CDS encoding sensor histidine kinase; translation: MDSDLRPGDDHPAHDLKARVRAVLERRNLTDNVSAEQAAASWEQDRFVARARALFYARMMFLTLGLLILAVPAWSGYFGFNGPISFLGYFAMLLYSVANLLVIDHPKAGRWVTYLSLCCDLLITVVLIARPQVGGGLQSPLLATQLLFTTLFAILFPKPLAILPPLLALPITTRLDLLLNRSVTAVELLTLLWYLGLNFIIVYVLVYLNEREATAHREVVSLQGDLKELAVVEERNRLAREIHDGLGASLSSMIIQAEYILNLAREDGLRTEIREMKATAEESIEELRRNLRMMRDDFELAQGLEDYIKTFRDRTGQDIRFERTGLTRKLPPDAQLALFRILQECLSNAAKHAEAKEVQVRLDFSAEGVHLVVRDNGKGFDPGRTPRGHYGLLNMRERAMKLGGSIVVDSAPGAGAQVAFSLPCLSA